A window of Cellulomonas sp. SLBN-39 genomic DNA:
CGGCTTCTCCTACGGCAGCTACCTCGGGGCCGTGTACGCCAACATGTTCCCCGACCGCGTGCGCGCGGTCACCGTCGACGGTGTGCTCGACCCCGTCGCGTGGGCGGGGACGCGCGCCACGGCGAACGTCCCGCAGACCCAGCGCCTGCGCTCCGGCGAGGCGGCGTGGGCGTCGCTGCAGGAGATCCTCGACCGGTGCGAGGAGGCCGGCCCCGAGCGGTGCGAGCTCGCCGCGCTCGGGGAGCCGCACGCGCTCTTCGACGAGATCGTCGCCGACATCAAGGCCGAGCCCGTGCCGGTGGTCGACCCCGAGACCGGTGAGGACTACGGGACCATCACCTACGCGACGCTCGTGTCGTTCCTGCTGAGCGACATGTACGCGCCCGACGGCTGGGCGTGGGTCGCCGCCGACCTCGCCTACGTGCGCACGCTCCAGCACCCCGAGGAGGTCGCCGAGGACGCCCGTGACGCCGCGTCGGCCGGCCTGGCCGCCCGCGTCCAGCGGGCCAAGGAGCAGCAGGAGCAGGCCGCGGCCACCACGGCGAAGCAGCGCGAGGCCCTGGGCTTCGCGTTCCCCTACGACAACTCGCTCGAGGCGTTCACGGGCGTGCTGTGCACCGACGGGCTCAACCCCGCCCGCGCCGACCGGTGGCGCGCCGCGGGCGCGCGGGCCGATGCGGACGCGCCCGGCTTCGGACCGCTGTGGACGTGGGCGTCGGCACCCTGCGCGTCGCGCACGTGGACGGCGCAGGACGAGGACGCGTTCCGCGGCCCGTTCACCGCACGCACCGCCGCACCCGTGCTCGTCGTCGGCAACTACTGGGACCCGGCCACGTCGTACGAGGGCGCCGTCGCGCTCGCGGACCGCATGCCCCGGGCCCGGCTGCTGTCGTCCGACAGCTGGGGGCACACCGCGTACGGCACGTCCGCGTGCGTGACGGGCGCGGTCGACCGGTACCTGCTCACGGGCAAGGTCCCGGCGGAGGGCACGGTCTGCACGGGTGACCTGCAGCCGTTCCCGGCCGGGGACGACTCCTCGCGCCGGCCGTCGTCGGCGACGACGTCGCTGCCGCCCGTCGTGCCGCCGCTGCCGGGAGCCGCACCGCGGTCCTGACGTGCTCAGGCCGCCCCGGGCCCCGCGCCCGGGGCGGCCGGGCCGCGCCGCTCGGCCGGGTCGTCGGCTAGCCACGCGTCCACCCCCGCGAGCAGCCGGGCACGCGTGGTCGCCGAGGCCCGGCTCGCCCGCACGGACGCCCGGGCCAGGTCCGCCAGGGCGCGGTCGTCCAGGCCGTGCACCTCGCGCGCGGCGACGTACTGGTCGAGCAGGCGCGAGCGGAACAGCAGGGGGTCGTCGGCACCGAGCGCCACCGTGGCCCCCGCGTCGACCAGCGCCCGCAGCGGCACGTCCGCGGCCGTCGCGTACACCCCGAGGGAGACGTTCGACGCGGGGCAGACCTCGAGCGCGACACCGTCCTCGACGACCCGGGCCAGCACGTGCGGGTCCTCCGCGGACCGCACGCCGTGCCCGAGCCGCTCGGGGTGCAGGTGGTCGAGCACCTCCGCGACGTGCGCGGGGCCGAGGAGCTCGCCGCCGTGCGGCACCCGGGCCAGCCCGGCCCGGTGCGCGATCTCGAACGCGGGCCCGAACTGCTCGGTGTCGCCGCGCCGCTCGTCGTTCGACAGGCCGAACCCGACGACCTGGCCGGGGCCGTCCCCGGCGTGCCGCGCCGCCAGCCGCGCCAGCGTCCGCGCGTCCAGGGGGTGCCGCATCCGCGACGCCGCCACGACGACCGCGACCTCGACGCCCGTCGCGTCGCTGGCCCGGCGGGCCTCGTCGAGGACGATCTCCAGCGCCGGCGTCAGGCCCCCGACGAACGGCGCGTACGACGTCGGGTCCACCTGGATCTCGAGCCGCCGCGACCCCTCGGCCGCGTCGTCGGCGGCCGCCTCGGCGACGATGCGCCGCATGTCGTCCTCGCCGCGCACGCACGCCCGCGCCGCGTCGTACAGGCGCTGGAAGCGGAACCAGCCGCGCTCCCCGGCGGGCACCCGCAGCGGGTCGGCGTCGAGCAGGACGTGCGGCAGCCGGATGCCGTGCCGCTGGGCCAGGTCCGCGAGCGTCGACACCCGCATCGACCCCGTGAAGTGCAGGTGCAGGTGCGCCTTCGGGAGCAGGGCCAGGTCGCGCACGCCGGTCAGTGTGCCAGCCGGGCCGGTGCGGCGGTGCCCGCCCGCGCGTCGGGCGACGTGTCGACCATCCGGTACCCCACGCCGCGGATCGTGTCGAAGTGCTCCGCGCCGAGCTTGCGGCGCAGGTACCGCACGTACACGTCGACGACGTTGGACCCGGGGTCGAAGTCGAAGCCCCACACGTCGGCCAGCAGCCGCTCGCGCGTGAGGACCTCGCCGGGGTTGCGCATGAACATCTCCGCGAGCGCGAACTCCCGCGCGGACAGGTCGACCTCCCGCTCGTCGACCCGCATGCGCCGCGTGCGCAGGTCGAGCGCGAGGCGCCCGAACGAGAGCACGTGCCCCCGCGCCACCGGTGCCTGGGTGCGCAGCCGCAGCCGGATCCGGGCGAGCAGCTCCTCGAACCGGAACGGCTTGGCCATGTAGTCGTCCGCGCCGGACTCCAGCCCCGTGACCGTGTCGGTGACGGACGAGCGGGCCGTCAGCACGACCACGGGCAGGTCGTACCCCTCGGCGCGCAGCATCCGCAGCACGTCGAACCCGTCCATGTCGCCCAGCCCGAGGTCCAGCACGAGCAGGTCGACGCCGCCGACCTCGACGCGCTCGAGCGCGGCCTCGCCGGTCGGGACGCACGTCGTCTCGTAGCCGTGGGCGCGCAGCCCCTTGGAGACGAAGGCGGCGATCCGCTCCTCGTCCTCGGCGATGAGGATGTGGGTCATCGGTGGTGCTCCAGGAGGTCGGTGTCGAGGGCGGGGTCACCGTCGACGAGCCCGACGGCGGGCAGGTCGAGGACGAACACGACCCCCGTGCCGGCACCCGGCGGCGGGTGCTCGAGGAACACCCGCCCCCCGTGCGCGGACGCGATGGCGGCGACGATGGGCAGCCCGAGGCCCGCGCCGTGCTGCTTGCGGTCGGCCTGGCCCCGGTGGAACCGCTCGAAGATACGCGCCTCCTCGCCGGGCGGGACACCCGGTCCCTCGTCGCGGACCCACAGCAGCAGGCGACCGTCCCACACCTCGCTGCCCAGGCGCACGGTCGACCACGGGTCGGAGTACCGCACGGCGTTGGCCAGGAGCTGCAGCCACGCCTGGGTGATGCGCTGGGCGTCGACCAGCGCGGTGACGTCGGCGCGGGACACGACGACGAAGCGGCGCTCGCCGAGCGCACGGGCCTTCTCCAGAACCTCGTCGGTGAGGCGGCCCACGTCGCAGGGCGCCGGCTTGACGAAGTCCGGCCGGTCGGCCGTGGCGAGGGTCACGAGGTCGTCGACGAGCCGTTGCATGCGGTCGACCTCGTCGAGCACGAGCTGCTGGGTGGTCCGCACGTCGTCCGCGTCGTGGGGGTCGACGAGCTCGAGGTGCCCGCGCACGATCGTCAGCGGCGTGCGCAGCTCGTGCCCGACGTCGTCGGCGAGCTCCCGCTGCGAGCCGAACGCGCGCTGCAGGCGGTCGAGCATGGCGTTGACGGTGCGCGCCAGGTCCGCGAGGTCGTCGCTGCCGTGCACCTCGATCCGCTCGGACAGGTCGGACTCCGTGATGCGGCGCGCCGTGTCGCGCAGCAGCCGCACCGGGCGCAGCATCCGTCCCACCACGAACCAGGCGACGACCGTCATGACCCCGAGCGCCATGAGGCCCACGCCCGCGTAGGTGACGAAGATCCGCCGCACCGCCGCGACCTGTGCGCTGCGGTCGAACGCGACGACGAGCTGCCCGTGCACGTCCGGCTGGGCCGGCACGGTGACGGGGAGCGCGACGAGCCGGTACTCCGTCGTGCCGGTCCGTACCGTGCGGGGCTCGTCAGCACGCGGGTCGAGCGGGTCCAGCGCCTGCACGGCGGCGATCAGCTCGGTGTCCAGGTCGATCCGCAGCGGCTCCGTCACGTCCGACGCGCGCACGTGCAGCGCACCGTCGACCAACGACACGACGCCCTCGTGCTCACCCGGCACGCGGTTCTGCACGGCCGTCGCCAGCAGGGTGTGGACGCTCGACCACGGCTCGCGCGACTCGTCGTCGCCCGCCGGGCGGCCGCGCTCCAGGTCGTGCAGCGCCGCCGCCGCCCGCTCCAGCGACTCGTCGATCGCCCGGTCCGTCGACCGCAGCTGCAGCGCCAGGCCCGTGGCCGCGGACACCGCGAGCGTCGTCGCGGTCAGCGCCACCACCGCGGCCATCAGCCGGCCCCGCACGGTCGAGCGGGACCGGGGGACGACGACGGGCACCGGGGCCGTCTCGGCGCCGGTCGCGGACCCCTGCCCGCTGCGCGTTCGCCCCATGGGGGCACAGTATGGGCACCCGCGCCGCCCGGGGTGAAGACGGGCTCAGGCCCCGGGCAGGATCCCGCGCTCGATCGCGACCGTCACGGCCCGTGTCCGGTCGTCCACGCCCAGCTTGGCGAAGGCCCGCAGCAGGTGCGTCTTGACCGTCGCCTCCGTGATGAACAGCTCGCGCCCGACCGCCGCGTTCGACAGCCCCCGCGCGACCCCGGCGAGGACCTCGCGCTCGCGGGGGGAGAGACGCTCGCCGCCGTCGCCGCGGACCTGCTGGACCAGGCGCAGCGCGACGGACGGCGACAGGGCCGACTCCCCGCGCGCCGCGGCCCGCACGCCTGCCACCAGCTGGTCGCGGGGGGTGTCCTTGAGCAGGTACCCGGTCGCCCCGGCCTCCACGGCCCGCAAGATGTCGGTGTCGGTCTCGTAGGTCGTCAGCACCAGGACGCGGACACCGGGCACGTCGCGCACGACCCGTGCGGTCGCGTCGGCGCCGTCCGTGCGGGGCATCCGCAGGTCCATCAGCACCAGGTCGGGCCGCAGGCTCACCGCGAGGGCGACGGCCTCCTCCCCGTCGGCGGCCTCGCCGACGACCTCGAGGTCGGGCTCGAGCGCGAGCAGCCCCGCCAGGCCGGAGCGGACGACGGGGTGGTCGTCCGCGATGAGCACGCGGATCGCTGTCATGACGTCTCCTCGACGGCCGTGCCGGTCCCGGGGCCCGCCCCCGGGGCGGAGCCCGGGACGAGCGCCTCGGTCGGCAGCTGCAGCAGCACCTGCGTGCCGCGCCCGGGCCCGGGCGCGACGTCGAGCGTGCCCCCCGACGCCCCGGCCCGTGCGCGCATGCCTCGCAGCCCGTTCCCCTCCGCCGCGTCGGCCGGCAGCCCGCGGCCGTCGTCGACCACCTCCAGGCGGACGCCGTCGGCGTCCCGGCGCAGCCGGAGCACGACCGTGCTCGCCTCGGCGTGCTTGCGCACGTTGGCGAGGGCCTCCTGCGCCGCGCGCAGCAGCACCACCTGGGCCTCGCGCCCGATCCCGGCGTCGTCGACCTCGACGTCGACGTGCACGCCCGTCTCGTCCCCGAAGCGGCGCCCCAGGCGCACCAGGGCGTCGGCGAGGCCGCCCGCCGCCAGGTCGGGCGGCGCGAAGGCCGCCACCAGCGCCCGCGCCTCGGCCAGGTTGTCGCGCGCCACCTGCTCCATCTGCCCCACGCGTCGCCGCGCCTGCTCCGTGCGGCCGTGCTCGATCTCCGCCGACGCGGCCTGCGCCAGCATCACCACCGACGTGAACCCCTGGGCGAGCGTGTCGTGGATCTCCCCGGCCAGCCGGGCCCGCTCGGCGAGCACCCCCGAGGCGTGGTGGGAGCTCGCGAGCTCGTCCTGCGCGGCCCGCAGCTCCTCGAGCAGGTACGCCCGCTCCTCGCTCTGCTCGGCGACCTGCGTGATCCACAGGCCCAGCACGATCGCGAACACGAGCGCCACGCCGAACTGCGCGCCGATCTCCGCGGTCGCCTGCAGGTCCGTGCCGAGGCGGGTCGCGGCCGCCGCGACGATCCCCACGGTGAGCACCGTGCTCCACGCGACGCCCGCCCACCGGTGCCGGCTGAAGAACCAGATGTGCGAGAACGCCACGAACAGCAGGACGCTGCCGATGCCGCCCATCGCGACCTGGACGACGACGACGGTGACGAGCAGCACCAGGTAGGCGTCGGCGAGGCGCGGGTCGCCCCGGACGGCGCCGCGGCGTCCCACCAGCACGTACGCCAGGCCGAGCACGACCAACGCCCCGAGCGCCACGGCCTTGCGGGCGGGCGGCATCGTGTCGACCAGCACCGCTACGGCGTACACCGCGAGCATCGCGACCAGCACGAGGTCCCACATCCGCAGCGTGCGCAGCCAGAACCCGTGCCGGTCGACGCCGCTGACGGGCACCGGGGGGCCGGGCGCGCTCATGGCCCGACCCTCTCACGGGCCGCCCCACGGCACGCGCCCGCCCCGCCCGACCCCCGGGTCCGGGCGGGGCGGGCCCCGACGTGCCGTGTCACCCGTCGTCCCGGCGTCGCCACCGGAACGTGCGCACGCCCACGACGAGTGCCACGACGAGCCACGCGGCCAGCACCGCGGCGGTCGCCCCGTGCTGCCACGACCCCGACGGCTCCAGCACCACCGCCTCGTCGGGCAGGAACACCGACCGCATGCCCTGCGCCATCCACTTCAGCGGGAACACCGACGCCAGCTGCTGCATCCACGACGGGAGCTGGTCGAACTGGAAGAACACGCCCGAGACGAACTGCAGCACCAGCACGACCGGGATCACCACGGCGCTGGAGCTGCGCCCCGAGCGCGGCACGGACGAGAACGCGACCCCGCACAGGGCCCCCGCCGCCGTCCCCAGGACGAACACCCACGCGAACGTCCACCACCGGCCCGGCTCGTCCGGCAGCGGCACGTCGAACGCCAGCGCCGCCACCGCCAGGAGCAGCGCGTTCTGCACCACGCTCGTCACGAGCACCTGGCCGGTCTTGCCCAGGAAGTACGCGGCAGCGGGCAGCGGCGTCGCCCGCAGCCGCTTGAGGCCACCCTCGTCGCGCTCCACCGAGATCGCGATCGCGAGGTTCTGGAAGCTCGACAGCATGACGCCCGTCGCGACCATCCCGGGCAGGAAGTACTGCGGGAACGTCACGCCCGACCCGGGCAGCACCTCGGTGTCGGCGCCGAACACGGTCGCGAAGATCGCGAGCATGAGGATCGGGTACGCGAACACGAACACCACGGCGTCGCGCTCGCGGAAGAACGACCGGACCTCGTAGACCGACCGGCTCAGCCCGAGCCGCAGCAGGCCCGGCAGGCGGCCGGTGCGCGGGACCCCGGGGGCCGGGGCGGCGGGCGTCGTGGTCGTGCTGGTCTCGACGGTGCTCATCACGCGGCCTCCTCCGTGCCGGTGCCGCTGCTCGCGGCGTTGCTCGTCCCGGCGGCGGTCGCCGCCTCCCCGATCAGGGACAGGTACACGTCCTCCAGCGTCGGTCGCAGCACCTGCAGGCCGGGGACCTCGCCCGTCTGCGCGCCGACGGTGGCCGCGAGGCGGGCCACGAGCGCCGTGGGGGAGTCGGTGCTCTCCTCGTGCCCGACCCCGTCCACCGTCCACCGCACCCGCGCGTGCCGTCCGGCGCGCCCGCCGATCTCGGCCGGCGTGCCCTCCGCGACGACGCGTCCCTGCGCGACGACGACGACGCGGTCCGCGAGGCGCTCGGCCTCGTCGAGGTAGTGCGTCGTCAGCAGGATCGTCGTGCCGCCGGCGCGCAGCCCCTCGACGAGCTCCCAGAACTCCAGGCGCGCCTCGGGGTCGAAGCCCGTGGTGGGCTCGTCGAGGAACAGCAGCTCGGGGTCGCCGACGACGCCGAGCGCCACGTCGAGGCGGCGCCGCTGCCCGCCGGACAGCTGGCGGGCGCGCGTGCCGACCTTCTCCCGCAGCCCGACCGCGTCGATGACGTCCTCGGGGTCGCGCGGCGTCGGGTAGAAGCCGGCGAAGTGGTGCACCAGCTCGCGCACCGTGGCCTCGGCGAGGTCGTCGTTGGTCTGCAGGACCACGCCGATGCGCGAGCGCCACGCGCGCCCGGCCGTGGCGGGGTCCTCGCCGAGCACGCGCACGTGCCCCGCGTCGGCGCGGCGGAAGCCCTCCAGGGTCTCCACCGTGGTCGTCTTGCCGGCGCCGTTGGGTCCCAGCACGGCGACGATCTCGCCCCGCTCGACCTGCAGGTCCAGCCCGTCGACGGCGCGCTTGGCGCCGTACCTCTTGTGCAGCCCGCGCACCTGCACCGCGGGTCCGTCCGCTCGTCCGGTCATGGCACGAGCCTGCTCGCCGGCCCGACGGTGGCGCGACGGCCCGACGACGGGCACCCGTGTCCACCGACCGGTGGACACGGGTGCGGGCGCGTGCCCGCTGCCGGTCTGCTACCGCGCGCCGGCCAGCAGCGCCTGGATCCGCGAGACGCCCTCGACGAGGTCGTCGTCGCCGAGCGCGTACGACAGGCGCAGGTACCCCGACGGACCGAACGCCTCGCCGGGCACGACGGCGACCTCGGCCTGCTCGAGGATCAGGGTGGCCAGGTCGGCGGAGCTGCGGACCGTCGTCCCGCGGATCGTGCGGCCGAGCAGGCCCTCGACCGACGGGTAGGCGTAGAAGGCGCCCTGCGGCGCGGGGCACACGACGCCGTCGATCGCGGACAGCATCTCGACCATCGTGCGTCGGCGCCGGTCGAACGCCGTGCGCATCGCGTCGACGGCGGACAGGTCGCCCGTCAGCGCCGCGAGCGCCGCGCGCTGGGAGACGTTCGCGACGTTGGAGGTCAGGTGCGACTGCAGGTTCGTCGCGGCCTTGATCACGTCGGCGGGGCCGGTCATCCAGCCCACGCGCCACCCCGTCATCGCGTACGTCTTGGCCACGCCGTTGAGCACGATCGTGGTGTCGGCGAGCTCGGGGACGACCCGCAGCACGGGGGTGAACACGGCGTCGTCGTAGGTCAGGTGCTCGTAGATCTCGTCGGTGACGACCCAGATGCCGTGCTCGAGGGCCCAGCGGCCGATCTGCTCGGTCTGCTCGGGGGAGTAGACCGCGCCCGTCGGGTTCGAGGGGGAGTTGAACAGCAGCACCTTGGTGCGCGGCGTCCGCGCGGCCTCGAGCTGCTCGACGGTGACGAGGTAGCCCTGGTCGACGCCGGCGAACACCTCGACCGGCACGGCGCCGGCCAGCCGGACCGCCTCGGGGTAGGTCGTCCAGTACGGCGCGGGCAGCAGGACCTCGTCGCCCGGGTCGAGGACGGCCGCGAACGCCTGGTAGACCGCCTGCTTGCCGCCGTTGGTGACCAGCACGTCGGCGGGGCGGACCTCGTAGCCGGAGTCCCGCAGGGTCTTGGCGGCGACGGCCTCCCGCAGCGCGGGCAGCCCCGCCGCGGGCGTGTACCGGTGGTTCGCCGGGTCCTGGCACGCGGCCACGGCGGCGTCGACCACGTACTGCGGCGTGGGGAAGTCGGGCTCGCCGGCGCCGAAGCCGATGACGGGCCGGCCGGCGGCCTTGAGCGCCTTGGCCTTGGCGTCGACCGCGAGCGTCGCCGACTCGGCGATCGCGGCCAGGCGCGCCGAGACGCGCGGGCGGGAGGACGTCGTCGTCGAGGTGCTCTGCTCGCTCACGGAGCCATCCTCGCACCGGCGGCCCCGCGCGGCGCCAGGGCTCTCGGCGGGTGGGCACGGCGCGTCGTACGAGGGCTCCCCGACGGTGGTTCGACCCAGCCGTGACCGTCGCGTACAGTGGGACCCCGGCGGTTGACGTCCGCCATGATGAGCCACGCCCCCGCACGGGTGCTGCCGCCCCTTCGGGAGCGGTGGTGCAGATCGCCGTGACGCGAGGCCGTTCATCGTGGATGATGTCGGTCCACCGAAGGGCAGTGGCGCAATTGGTAGCGCAGCGGTCTCCAAAACCGCAGGTTGCAGGTTCGAGTCCTGTCTGCCCTGCGCACGCGGACCGGTCCGGTCCATCGAGCTTCTCGACGGGCCGGACCGGCTCGTGAGCAGGACCGCCGGACGGTCCGGCGCGTCGCGTCGGTTCGTCCGTGCGTCCCGGGCACCTGCCGGTGCCCGTCGCCAGCACACACGAACGAGGGGCACGACGTGAGCGATACCGCTGCCGCCGCTGCGTCCGACGCCGAGGGTTCGGCGCCGCGCGCGAGCGGGTCCGCACCCCGGCGCCAGGAGCGCCGCGGCCTGTTCGCCCGGATCGCGCTCTTCGTCCGTCAGGTCGTCGCCGAGCTCAAGAAGGTCGTGCGCCCGACGCGGCAGGAGCTGCTGACGTACACGGGTGTCGTCCTGGTCTTCGTCGCCGTCGTGATGGCGTTCGTGACGCTGGTCGACCTGGGCGTCGGCCAGCTCGCCTTCCTCGTCTTCGGGTGAGGCCCGCCGGCGGAGCCGGCGCCCACCCCACCGCGCACGGCCACGGCCAGGCGCACGCACCGAAGCCCGTCGTCGGACGGACCACCGGAGAAAGCAGGTTGCACGTGTCGCAGGAGTCGCAGGAGCCCACGCCGGGTGCCGAGGCCGAGCTGGCGGACGCGCTCGCGTCCGTCGAGGCCGTCGAGGCCGGTGCCGGGCACGACGTCGACGCCGACGACGTGACCGACGCCGACGAGACGTCGCAGGACGACGCCGCCGACGAGGAGCCGGGCGCCGACGAGGACGACGCTCCCGTCGCCGACGAGCCCGACCCCGACGAGGACCCCGTCGCCGCGTTCAAGACCAAGCTGCGCCGCCTGCCCGGCGACTGGTTCGTCATCCACTCGTACGCCGGCTACGAGAACCGTGTGAAGACCAACCTCGAGTCGCGCACGCAGAGCCTCAACATGGAGGACTACATCTTCCAGGTCGAGGTGCCGATGGAAGAGGTCGTCGAGATCAAGAACGCGCAGCGCAAGGTCGTCAAGCGCGTGCGGATCCCCGGCTACGTCCTCGTCCGCATGGACCTCACCGACGAGTCGTGGGGCGCCGTGCGCCACACGCCCGGCGTCACCGGGTTCGTCGGCCACACGCACCAGCCCGTGCCGCTGACGCTCGACGAGGTCTTCTCCATGCTCGCGCCGAGCCTGGAGACGAAGGCCCCCGCGCAGCAGTCCCAGAAGCAGTCCGCGACGCCCGTCGAGGTCGACTTCGTGGTCGGCGAGTCCGTCACCGTCACCGACGGCGGCCCGTTCGACACGCTGCCCGCGACGATCTCCGAGATCAACCCCGAGAACCAGAAGCTTAAGGTCCTCGTCTCGCTCTTCGGCCGGGAGACCCCGGTCGAGCTGTCCTTCAGCCAGGTCTCGAAGATCTGACCTGCTGACCGGTCCCCGCCACCGCGGGGCCT
This region includes:
- a CDS encoding alpha/beta hydrolase, which codes for MLLSGVATAAAASAAPAAARTDRTSAAEARRVDRVPAPDPQWFDCTSVFGATADCGTVALPLDYDKPRGATTEVALLRVRATDPARKIGTLFVNPGGPGGSGVLMAAAAEEFLTEDVRARFDVVGIDPRGTNFSTNVACFRNAGEQAAAYGGLSVPFPTSPAEEDAYVTSSEALGRACATTGTPLSASMSTAEVARDMDVVRRVVGDQRLTYLGFSYGSYLGAVYANMFPDRVRAVTVDGVLDPVAWAGTRATANVPQTQRLRSGEAAWASLQEILDRCEEAGPERCELAALGEPHALFDEIVADIKAEPVPVVDPETGEDYGTITYATLVSFLLSDMYAPDGWAWVAADLAYVRTLQHPEEVAEDARDAASAGLAARVQRAKEQQEQAAATTAKQREALGFAFPYDNSLEAFTGVLCTDGLNPARADRWRAAGARADADAPGFGPLWTWASAPCASRTWTAQDEDAFRGPFTARTAAPVLVVGNYWDPATSYEGAVALADRMPRARLLSSDSWGHTAYGTSACVTGAVDRYLLTGKVPAEGTVCTGDLQPFPAGDDSSRRPSSATTSLPPVVPPLPGAAPRS
- a CDS encoding adenosine deaminase, producing MRDLALLPKAHLHLHFTGSMRVSTLADLAQRHGIRLPHVLLDADPLRVPAGERGWFRFQRLYDAARACVRGEDDMRRIVAEAAADDAAEGSRRLEIQVDPTSYAPFVGGLTPALEIVLDEARRASDATGVEVAVVVAASRMRHPLDARTLARLAARHAGDGPGQVVGFGLSNDERRGDTEQFGPAFEIAHRAGLARVPHGGELLGPAHVAEVLDHLHPERLGHGVRSAEDPHVLARVVEDGVALEVCPASNVSLGVYATAADVPLRALVDAGATVALGADDPLLFRSRLLDQYVAAREVHGLDDRALADLARASVRASRASATTRARLLAGVDAWLADDPAERRGPAAPGAGPGAA
- a CDS encoding response regulator transcription factor, translated to MTHILIAEDEERIAAFVSKGLRAHGYETTCVPTGEAALERVEVGGVDLLVLDLGLGDMDGFDVLRMLRAEGYDLPVVVLTARSSVTDTVTGLESGADDYMAKPFRFEELLARIRLRLRTQAPVARGHVLSFGRLALDLRTRRMRVDEREVDLSAREFALAEMFMRNPGEVLTRERLLADVWGFDFDPGSNVVDVYVRYLRRKLGAEHFDTIRGVGYRMVDTSPDARAGTAAPARLAH
- a CDS encoding HAMP domain-containing sensor histidine kinase, yielding MGRTRSGQGSATGAETAPVPVVVPRSRSTVRGRLMAAVVALTATTLAVSAATGLALQLRSTDRAIDESLERAAAALHDLERGRPAGDDESREPWSSVHTLLATAVQNRVPGEHEGVVSLVDGALHVRASDVTEPLRIDLDTELIAAVQALDPLDPRADEPRTVRTGTTEYRLVALPVTVPAQPDVHGQLVVAFDRSAQVAAVRRIFVTYAGVGLMALGVMTVVAWFVVGRMLRPVRLLRDTARRITESDLSERIEVHGSDDLADLARTVNAMLDRLQRAFGSQRELADDVGHELRTPLTIVRGHLELVDPHDADDVRTTQQLVLDEVDRMQRLVDDLVTLATADRPDFVKPAPCDVGRLTDEVLEKARALGERRFVVVSRADVTALVDAQRITQAWLQLLANAVRYSDPWSTVRLGSEVWDGRLLLWVRDEGPGVPPGEEARIFERFHRGQADRKQHGAGLGLPIVAAIASAHGGRVFLEHPPPGAGTGVVFVLDLPAVGLVDGDPALDTDLLEHHR
- a CDS encoding response regulator transcription factor, with product MTAIRVLIADDHPVVRSGLAGLLALEPDLEVVGEAADGEEAVALAVSLRPDLVLMDLRMPRTDGADATARVVRDVPGVRVLVLTTYETDTDILRAVEAGATGYLLKDTPRDQLVAGVRAAARGESALSPSVALRLVQQVRGDGGERLSPREREVLAGVARGLSNAAVGRELFITEATVKTHLLRAFAKLGVDDRTRAVTVAIERGILPGA
- a CDS encoding sensor histidine kinase; its protein translation is MSAPGPPVPVSGVDRHGFWLRTLRMWDLVLVAMLAVYAVAVLVDTMPPARKAVALGALVVLGLAYVLVGRRGAVRGDPRLADAYLVLLVTVVVVQVAMGGIGSVLLFVAFSHIWFFSRHRWAGVAWSTVLTVGIVAAAATRLGTDLQATAEIGAQFGVALVFAIVLGLWITQVAEQSEERAYLLEELRAAQDELASSHHASGVLAERARLAGEIHDTLAQGFTSVVMLAQAASAEIEHGRTEQARRRVGQMEQVARDNLAEARALVAAFAPPDLAAGGLADALVRLGRRFGDETGVHVDVEVDDAGIGREAQVVLLRAAQEALANVRKHAEASTVVLRLRRDADGVRLEVVDDGRGLPADAAEGNGLRGMRARAGASGGTLDVAPGPGRGTQVLLQLPTEALVPGSAPGAGPGTGTAVEETS
- a CDS encoding ABC transporter permease yields the protein MSTVETSTTTTPAAPAPGVPRTGRLPGLLRLGLSRSVYEVRSFFRERDAVVFVFAYPILMLAIFATVFGADTEVLPGSGVTFPQYFLPGMVATGVMLSSFQNLAIAISVERDEGGLKRLRATPLPAAAYFLGKTGQVLVTSVVQNALLLAVAALAFDVPLPDEPGRWWTFAWVFVLGTAAGALCGVAFSSVPRSGRSSSAVVIPVVLVLQFVSGVFFQFDQLPSWMQQLASVFPLKWMAQGMRSVFLPDEAVVLEPSGSWQHGATAAVLAAWLVVALVVGVRTFRWRRRDDG
- a CDS encoding ABC transporter ATP-binding protein, encoding MTGRADGPAVQVRGLHKRYGAKRAVDGLDLQVERGEIVAVLGPNGAGKTTTVETLEGFRRADAGHVRVLGEDPATAGRAWRSRIGVVLQTNDDLAEATVRELVHHFAGFYPTPRDPEDVIDAVGLREKVGTRARQLSGGQRRRLDVALGVVGDPELLFLDEPTTGFDPEARLEFWELVEGLRAGGTTILLTTHYLDEAERLADRVVVVAQGRVVAEGTPAEIGGRAGRHARVRWTVDGVGHEESTDSPTALVARLAATVGAQTGEVPGLQVLRPTLEDVYLSLIGEAATAAGTSNAASSGTGTEEAA
- a CDS encoding pyridoxal phosphate-dependent aminotransferase, producing the protein MSEQSTSTTTSSRPRVSARLAAIAESATLAVDAKAKALKAAGRPVIGFGAGEPDFPTPQYVVDAAVAACQDPANHRYTPAAGLPALREAVAAKTLRDSGYEVRPADVLVTNGGKQAVYQAFAAVLDPGDEVLLPAPYWTTYPEAVRLAGAVPVEVFAGVDQGYLVTVEQLEAARTPRTKVLLFNSPSNPTGAVYSPEQTEQIGRWALEHGIWVVTDEIYEHLTYDDAVFTPVLRVVPELADTTIVLNGVAKTYAMTGWRVGWMTGPADVIKAATNLQSHLTSNVANVSQRAALAALTGDLSAVDAMRTAFDRRRRTMVEMLSAIDGVVCPAPQGAFYAYPSVEGLLGRTIRGTTVRSSADLATLILEQAEVAVVPGEAFGPSGYLRLSYALGDDDLVEGVSRIQALLAGAR
- the secE gene encoding preprotein translocase subunit SecE; this encodes MSDTAAAAASDAEGSAPRASGSAPRRQERRGLFARIALFVRQVVAELKKVVRPTRQELLTYTGVVLVFVAVVMAFVTLVDLGVGQLAFLVFG
- the nusG gene encoding transcription termination/antitermination protein NusG produces the protein MSQESQEPTPGAEAELADALASVEAVEAGAGHDVDADDVTDADETSQDDAADEEPGADEDDAPVADEPDPDEDPVAAFKTKLRRLPGDWFVIHSYAGYENRVKTNLESRTQSLNMEDYIFQVEVPMEEVVEIKNAQRKVVKRVRIPGYVLVRMDLTDESWGAVRHTPGVTGFVGHTHQPVPLTLDEVFSMLAPSLETKAPAQQSQKQSATPVEVDFVVGESVTVTDGGPFDTLPATISEINPENQKLKVLVSLFGRETPVELSFSQVSKI